The following are encoded in a window of Rubellicoccus peritrichatus genomic DNA:
- the trpB gene encoding tryptophan synthase subunit beta yields MTTTATPSIDRNALPDATGHFGQYGGMYVPETLMTALYELNEAYEEARKDPEFIKELDYLLRQYAGRPTELYFAERLTEHCGGAKIYLKREDGLHTGAHKINNCIGQALLARRMGKKRIIAETGAGQHGVATAAVCAKFGLECVVYMGAVDMERQALNVFRMRLMGAEVRGVEAGQKTLKDAVNEAMRDWVTNVGDTHYILGSALGSHPYPMMVRDFHKVIGEEAKRQILEAEGRLPDELIACVGGGSNCIGLFYEFLEDQDVRLVGVEAGGHGIKPGEHAARFEGGRVGVLQGSKTYILQDPDGQIELTHSVSAGLDYAAIGPEHAHYHDLGRISYGYATDDEVMKAFKTLSCIEGIIPALESTHAIAYALKRAPEMSSAEILIVNLSGRGDKDVQQAMKILGE; encoded by the coding sequence ATGACAACAACAGCGACTCCATCCATCGACCGTAATGCACTCCCCGATGCCACCGGACATTTTGGACAATATGGTGGGATGTACGTGCCAGAGACTTTGATGACGGCCTTGTATGAACTAAACGAAGCCTACGAGGAAGCCCGCAAGGATCCGGAGTTTATCAAGGAGCTGGATTACCTCCTGAGGCAATACGCCGGCCGACCTACCGAACTATATTTTGCCGAGCGGCTGACGGAACACTGCGGCGGTGCCAAGATTTACCTGAAGCGCGAAGACGGCCTTCACACTGGCGCCCACAAGATCAACAACTGCATCGGACAGGCACTGCTCGCTCGCCGCATGGGCAAAAAACGAATCATTGCTGAAACCGGAGCCGGTCAACATGGTGTCGCGACCGCCGCAGTCTGTGCGAAGTTCGGACTCGAATGTGTCGTCTACATGGGAGCTGTCGACATGGAACGTCAGGCCTTGAATGTCTTTCGCATGCGGTTGATGGGCGCAGAAGTCCGAGGCGTTGAGGCCGGGCAAAAAACATTGAAAGACGCAGTCAATGAAGCCATGCGAGATTGGGTCACCAATGTCGGAGACACTCACTATATCTTAGGCTCAGCCCTTGGCTCCCACCCCTACCCTATGATGGTTCGGGATTTCCATAAAGTGATCGGCGAAGAAGCCAAACGCCAAATACTGGAAGCCGAAGGTCGTCTGCCTGATGAATTGATCGCCTGTGTTGGCGGTGGAAGTAATTGCATCGGCCTCTTTTACGAGTTTCTCGAAGACCAAGATGTCCGCCTAGTCGGGGTGGAGGCTGGTGGCCATGGAATTAAACCAGGAGAACATGCAGCGCGCTTTGAAGGTGGCCGGGTTGGCGTTCTCCAGGGAAGCAAAACTTACATCCTGCAAGACCCCGATGGACAGATCGAACTGACGCACTCAGTATCCGCAGGTCTTGACTACGCGGCAATTGGCCCGGAACATGCGCACTACCATGATCTTGGGCGCATCTCCTACGGTTACGCCACCGACGATGAAGTCATGAAGGCCTTCAAAACCCTAAGCTGCATCGAAGGCATTATTCCTGCGCTGGAATCAACTCATGCCATCGCCTACGCACTGAAGCGCGCGCCCGAAATGAGTTCTGCCGAGATACTTATAGTGAACCTGTCAGGGCGCGGCGACAAGGATGTCCAGCAGGCGATGAAGATACTTGGCGAGTAA
- a CDS encoding NAD(P)H-hydrate dehydratase, with the protein MPDYAHPILTCEEAQAFEKELLHGDGAEWTAMNRAGRSVGRSVLADYRELGHLPPHCSILVLIGKGHNGGDALLAADEICRANPDAEVAVLPMQPVEQCRTLTRRAFDGLQRKAKVQLINLARAQNGRFDICLDGLLGMNFRPPVREPARKIIDAVNDNPGIRFRAAVDIPSGLGDSAFRADFTYATGIAKTPIFHDEHTQHVGRIRYLDIGFFDSSYDGPQSFNEAIMTSKMLGSLSKLRPANSDKRTFGHLFVLSGSRSMPGALLMGVKAALRSGVGLLTAFAPESVAAQFAAIVPEVMWVPWPETPDGGLALEGRHLLLERLDRADALLAGSGVGKEPETLELIRECVSSLPLPVVLDADTLTPQIAAAAAGRPSDAGSVITTPHHGEFKRMAKQDSTVYDSEALRQFCLEHNIVTALKGPITRVSNGKQIINATFGGPVLARGGSGDILAGMVGSLLAQSPTDAFEATCRAVCWHGLAANRLAQQQGAQAVTTTDLLEHLAPVLRGE; encoded by the coding sequence ATGCCTGATTATGCCCATCCGATACTGACTTGCGAAGAAGCCCAAGCCTTCGAAAAAGAACTTCTCCATGGCGATGGCGCAGAGTGGACTGCGATGAATCGGGCAGGCCGTTCAGTCGGGCGCTCGGTTCTTGCTGACTATCGGGAGTTAGGGCACCTCCCTCCGCATTGCAGTATTCTAGTCTTAATCGGAAAAGGACATAACGGAGGCGACGCACTCCTGGCTGCTGACGAGATATGCCGGGCAAATCCCGACGCAGAAGTGGCGGTCCTTCCGATGCAACCAGTCGAGCAATGCCGCACTTTAACCCGGCGCGCATTCGATGGTTTGCAACGCAAAGCCAAAGTCCAATTGATCAATCTTGCCCGTGCTCAGAATGGGCGTTTTGACATCTGCCTTGATGGCTTGCTTGGGATGAATTTCCGCCCACCCGTTCGTGAGCCTGCGCGAAAAATCATTGATGCCGTCAATGACAACCCGGGCATACGCTTTCGCGCCGCAGTCGATATCCCTTCAGGTTTGGGTGACAGTGCCTTCAGGGCAGATTTCACTTACGCAACAGGTATCGCCAAAACACCGATTTTCCACGACGAGCATACTCAGCATGTCGGCAGGATAAGATATCTCGACATCGGTTTCTTTGATAGTAGCTATGACGGACCACAGAGTTTCAATGAAGCTATTATGACCAGTAAAATGCTGGGCTCACTTTCCAAACTCCGCCCTGCCAACAGTGACAAACGTACTTTCGGCCATCTTTTTGTCCTTAGCGGCTCCCGCTCAATGCCCGGTGCGCTTCTGATGGGTGTGAAGGCAGCCCTGCGTTCCGGAGTCGGCCTGCTCACTGCCTTTGCACCGGAATCCGTGGCAGCACAATTCGCTGCCATCGTGCCCGAAGTGATGTGGGTGCCATGGCCGGAAACACCCGACGGTGGACTCGCCCTCGAAGGAAGGCATCTCTTACTCGAACGACTCGATCGAGCTGATGCCCTACTGGCTGGATCAGGTGTTGGCAAGGAGCCTGAAACGCTTGAGTTGATTCGCGAATGCGTATCTTCATTGCCACTACCAGTAGTACTTGATGCTGATACTTTGACACCACAAATTGCTGCAGCTGCCGCAGGGCGGCCATCCGACGCAGGTTCTGTAATCACCACACCCCATCACGGTGAATTCAAACGCATGGCCAAGCAGGATAGTACTGTTTACGACTCAGAAGCACTCAGGCAGTTCTGCCTCGAGCATAATATCGTCACCGCTTTGAAAGGTCCGATAACACGCGTGAGCAACGGCAAACAAATCATCAACGCGACTTTTGGCGGACCAGTCCTCGCTCGTGGAGGCAGCGGAGATATTCTTGCCGGCATGGTTGGGAGTTTGCTCGCCCAGTCCCCCACCGATGCCTTCGAGGCAACTTGTCGCGCAGTTTGCTGGCACGGCCTCGCTGCCAACCGACTGGCTCAACAACAAGGTGCTCAGGCAGTAACGACAACCGACCTTTTGGAACACCTCGCTCCAGTTTTAAGGGGTGAGTGA
- the dprA gene encoding DNA-processing protein DprA encodes MIENLNAKQALIVLNGLPSLGPVSRRRLLDAFDNDPTKVLSADVKTLQQVQGIGPQIAKGAASWADNFDLAKEEQRMIDHGVDFVCSDEDDYPPLLKEIYDPPAGIYFKGPARPKLKTVGIIGTRHCTLYGQAVAKRLGSDLARLGFCVVSGMARGIDTAAHQGALEANGETVAVLGCGVDIIYPPENLDLYRQITESGAVISELPFGTPPTRNTFPMRNRVISGISQAIVVVESAASGGSMITARFAGEHGRHLLAVPGRIDQEASQGCHQLIRDGAVLMTSIDDLLEELSYAGNQAELDLSPGAKAVSLPENWEKGLSSDEKTILHTLIEGDTLMPDKIAESTKLPISGVAATLLMLELKKRVVKHADGRFEARFSM; translated from the coding sequence ATGATAGAAAATCTTAACGCAAAACAGGCACTCATCGTTCTTAACGGGCTTCCCTCTCTTGGTCCGGTCTCACGGCGTCGCCTGCTGGATGCATTTGATAATGATCCGACCAAAGTATTGTCTGCTGACGTTAAAACACTACAGCAAGTTCAGGGGATCGGCCCTCAGATTGCCAAGGGTGCTGCATCGTGGGCTGACAACTTTGATTTAGCCAAGGAAGAGCAGCGAATGATTGACCATGGCGTCGATTTTGTCTGTTCCGATGAAGACGATTATCCGCCACTACTCAAAGAGATCTACGATCCACCTGCCGGGATTTATTTCAAAGGACCAGCTCGACCAAAACTCAAAACCGTTGGAATCATTGGAACACGCCATTGCACACTGTACGGCCAAGCAGTCGCCAAGCGACTGGGCTCTGATTTAGCAAGACTGGGCTTTTGTGTCGTCAGCGGCATGGCGCGAGGGATTGACACTGCCGCCCATCAGGGTGCACTCGAAGCCAATGGAGAGACTGTCGCAGTCCTTGGATGTGGTGTTGATATCATCTATCCTCCCGAAAACCTTGACCTTTACAGACAGATTACTGAATCAGGAGCAGTCATCTCTGAACTCCCTTTTGGGACACCACCAACGCGGAACACCTTTCCCATGCGCAATCGCGTGATCTCCGGAATCTCTCAGGCAATCGTCGTAGTGGAGTCGGCGGCATCCGGCGGAAGCATGATCACCGCACGTTTTGCCGGAGAACACGGGCGCCACCTCCTGGCAGTCCCCGGGCGGATTGACCAGGAGGCAAGTCAAGGTTGTCATCAATTGATTCGCGATGGTGCTGTTCTTATGACATCCATTGACGATTTACTGGAGGAACTCTCTTACGCTGGGAATCAAGCCGAACTGGATTTGAGCCCAGGAGCCAAAGCCGTGTCCCTACCCGAGAATTGGGAAAAGGGACTGAGCTCCGACGAAAAAACAATCCTCCATACCTTAATCGAAGGCGACACTCTCATGCCGGATAAGATTGCCGAATCTACCAAGCTACCCATTTCTGGCGTTGCAGCCACTTTGCTGATGCTCGAGCTGAAGAAACGCGTTGTGAAGCACGCAGACGGGCGCTTTGAGGCACGATTTAGTATGTAG
- a CDS encoding DUF202 domain-containing protein, giving the protein MIKRYSDLAANERTYLAWLRTGIAIIAFGFLIERFDIIMRNVGKAVGDVQGLDIGDGGREAGLVLVSVGLLVMAIATGRFIATRKRIEDEEEKSYRTAPIVVLGVVLILMGFFILAYIGRLVFS; this is encoded by the coding sequence ATGATCAAGCGCTACAGTGATCTTGCCGCCAATGAACGCACTTATCTGGCGTGGCTGAGGACAGGGATCGCAATTATCGCCTTTGGCTTCCTGATTGAGCGCTTTGATATCATCATGCGTAATGTCGGCAAGGCCGTTGGGGATGTTCAGGGATTGGACATTGGCGATGGAGGGCGAGAGGCGGGTTTAGTTCTGGTATCCGTCGGTTTGCTTGTGATGGCTATCGCCACAGGTCGTTTTATTGCGACCCGTAAGCGTATTGAGGATGAGGAAGAGAAATCCTATCGTACGGCTCCTATCGTAGTGCTTGGGGTTGTTCTAATTTTAATGGGTTTCTTTATTTTGGCCTACATTGGGCGTTTGGTTTTCTCCTGA
- the ilvD gene encoding dihydroxy-acid dehydratase, protein MSNSRQYSSVVVDGIDRAPARSMLRAVGFEDEDFEKPQIGIAGSPSDLTPCNMHLGELSEHATAGANEAGGKAINFSTITVSDGISMGTPGMRYSLVSREVIADSIETTVAAEGMDGLVAIGGCDKNMPGCMIALARLNRPSVFVYGGTILPGFVSSDTKEENPLDIVSVFEAVGKHAKGELSDEGLKEVEKCAIPGPGSCSGMYTANSMASVIEAMGMSLPGSSAQLAVGKDKRGDCHNAGATVVELCKKGITSRDIMTRKAFENAVTVGMALGGSTNIVLHLLAIAHAAEVNLTIDDFEEIGNRVPVLCDVKPFGKYNVSHLIRIGGIRPLMKMLLDRGMIHGDCLTVTGRTIAEDLEGVESYPAYPDKQDIVRPWDNPIKPDTHLRILRGNLAPTGAVGKITGKEGLYFKGPAKVYENEEDALKGILRGDIVSGDVVVIRNEGPVGGPGMREMLSPTSAVAGRGLIKEVALITDGRFSGGSHGFDVGHITPEAACGGPIGIVQNGDLIEIDAVKNRMELLISKEDYDARMAAYTPPVAKEKRGVLAKYAKLVTSASEGAVTDKDLF, encoded by the coding sequence ATGTCTAATTCTCGCCAATATTCCAGTGTTGTTGTTGATGGTATTGATCGTGCGCCGGCGCGTTCGATGCTGCGTGCTGTCGGCTTCGAAGACGAAGATTTTGAAAAGCCGCAAATTGGCATTGCTGGTTCTCCAAGCGACTTGACGCCCTGCAACATGCACTTGGGGGAGCTTTCGGAGCATGCAACCGCTGGAGCCAATGAGGCTGGCGGAAAAGCCATCAATTTCAGCACGATCACTGTTTCTGATGGGATCAGCATGGGGACACCCGGCATGCGCTATAGCCTCGTTTCACGTGAGGTGATTGCGGACAGCATCGAAACAACGGTTGCAGCAGAGGGGATGGACGGCCTTGTTGCAATTGGTGGCTGTGACAAAAACATGCCTGGTTGCATGATCGCATTAGCACGGCTCAATCGCCCGTCTGTCTTTGTTTACGGTGGGACAATTCTTCCCGGATTTGTCTCCAGTGACACCAAAGAAGAGAATCCGCTCGATATCGTTTCGGTCTTTGAAGCTGTTGGTAAGCACGCCAAAGGTGAGCTATCTGACGAAGGCCTGAAGGAGGTTGAAAAGTGTGCTATTCCAGGGCCGGGTTCTTGCAGTGGTATGTATACTGCCAATTCTATGGCGAGCGTTATTGAGGCCATGGGGATGAGCCTTCCGGGCAGCAGTGCACAGCTGGCAGTCGGCAAGGACAAACGTGGTGACTGTCACAATGCTGGAGCCACTGTGGTCGAACTTTGCAAAAAAGGCATAACGTCCCGTGATATCATGACGCGTAAGGCCTTTGAGAACGCGGTTACTGTTGGTATGGCTCTGGGTGGCTCAACTAATATTGTACTCCATTTGCTGGCCATTGCACACGCTGCTGAAGTGAACCTGACCATTGATGATTTTGAGGAAATCGGCAACCGTGTTCCGGTTCTTTGTGACGTCAAACCGTTCGGCAAATACAACGTCAGCCATCTGATTCGTATTGGTGGCATTCGTCCTCTAATGAAGATGCTGCTGGACCGCGGTATGATTCATGGGGACTGCCTGACAGTGACTGGTCGCACCATTGCTGAAGATTTGGAAGGCGTTGAATCTTATCCGGCTTATCCGGACAAACAGGATATCGTTCGCCCTTGGGATAATCCAATTAAGCCGGACACACACCTGCGTATCCTTCGTGGGAATCTTGCGCCGACTGGTGCCGTGGGGAAAATTACGGGCAAGGAAGGTCTCTATTTCAAGGGGCCGGCCAAGGTTTATGAGAACGAAGAGGATGCTTTAAAAGGCATTTTGCGTGGGGATATTGTCAGTGGCGATGTGGTTGTTATCCGTAACGAAGGTCCCGTTGGTGGACCAGGAATGCGTGAAATGCTTTCGCCGACCAGCGCTGTTGCTGGGCGTGGCCTGATCAAGGAGGTTGCCCTGATTACAGATGGACGTTTCTCTGGCGGCAGTCATGGCTTTGATGTCGGTCATATCACGCCAGAGGCAGCTTGTGGCGGCCCGATTGGCATTGTTCAGAATGGTGATTTGATCGAGATCGACGCGGTCAAAAACAGGATGGAGCTTCTGATCTCCAAAGAGGATTACGATGCAAGAATGGCAGCATACACGCCACCTGTTGCAAAGGAGAAACGTGGAGTGCTTGCTAAATACGCCAAGCTTGTGACCAGTGCCAGCGAGGGTGCTGTGACCGACAAGGATCTATTTTAG
- a CDS encoding DNA polymerase Y family protein, giving the protein MPLRFIFVDFDSFFASCEQQMRPELRGKPVGVVPMMTNSTCCLAASYEAKAYGIRTGTGVAEARHLCPSIQFVVADHVRYVKIHAKLNEAVEKCIPITEVKSIDELYAELPPNWRDEETALNIAHQIKKRVAEEIGDYITCTIGIGPNIFLSKLGSGMNKPCGLNVFHDKDLPQCLYGLKLRDIYGVGRNMLKRLRARNINTVEQLCAASRQKLRSIWGGVEGERLYAELRGEIIERSDSVRRHVSHSHILPPKIRNREDAFAVIHRLTQKAALRLRKLEHYAGSLSIGIRFDRHTKWSGEVRFFQTQRTPVFLKALRQLWDSMPAELGEPMKVSMVLGQLVHAKQFTPSLFSGGWDLKGEQIEQAMDKVNLHYGPRTLYYAGAQNGMNEAPMRIAFSHIPDLEVERD; this is encoded by the coding sequence ATGCCATTGCGTTTCATATTTGTTGATTTCGATTCCTTCTTCGCCTCCTGTGAGCAACAGATGAGGCCAGAGTTGCGGGGAAAACCGGTCGGGGTTGTTCCAATGATGACGAACTCGACATGCTGCCTCGCTGCAAGCTATGAAGCGAAAGCCTATGGGATCAGGACCGGTACTGGTGTGGCTGAGGCACGACACCTGTGCCCCTCCATTCAATTTGTTGTCGCAGACCATGTGCGCTATGTGAAGATCCATGCAAAACTCAACGAGGCAGTGGAAAAATGCATTCCAATCACCGAGGTGAAGTCAATTGATGAGCTTTATGCAGAGTTGCCTCCAAACTGGCGAGATGAGGAAACGGCCCTCAACATAGCCCATCAAATTAAGAAACGTGTCGCAGAAGAGATCGGAGATTACATCACCTGCACGATTGGCATAGGGCCCAATATTTTCCTAAGCAAACTTGGCAGTGGGATGAATAAGCCCTGCGGTTTGAATGTCTTTCACGACAAGGACCTGCCACAGTGCCTCTACGGACTGAAGCTGAGAGACATTTATGGCGTTGGCCGCAATATGCTCAAACGGCTGCGCGCTCGAAATATCAACACCGTAGAGCAGCTTTGTGCTGCTAGTCGCCAGAAGCTTCGTTCTATCTGGGGCGGCGTTGAGGGGGAACGGCTTTATGCAGAGCTGCGTGGGGAGATCATTGAGCGCTCCGATTCAGTCCGCAGACATGTCAGCCATTCTCATATTCTGCCACCCAAAATCCGAAATCGTGAAGACGCCTTTGCCGTGATCCACCGGTTAACTCAAAAGGCCGCCTTGCGTCTGAGAAAGCTGGAGCACTACGCTGGTAGCCTTTCCATTGGAATTCGCTTTGACCGTCATACCAAATGGAGCGGAGAGGTTCGTTTTTTCCAGACTCAACGTACCCCGGTCTTCCTGAAAGCACTACGCCAGCTCTGGGATTCGATGCCAGCTGAATTAGGTGAGCCAATGAAAGTATCGATGGTTCTTGGCCAGTTGGTTCATGCCAAACAGTTTACACCTTCCCTTTTTTCGGGAGGCTGGGACTTGAAGGGCGAACAGATCGAGCAAGCCATGGACAAGGTCAACCTGCACTATGGTCCGCGCACCCTATATTATGCTGGTGCTCAGAACGGAATGAACGAAGCACCGATGCGAATTGCTTTCAGTCATATCCCCGACCTGGAAGTGGAGCGGGATTAG
- the glnA gene encoding type I glutamate--ammonia ligase: MSPKEVIALAKAKDVKIVDLKFSDIHGSWQHFSIPVAELSEGLFENGLGFDGSSIRGWKAVEASDMLVMPDSSTAWVDPFVEATTLSLVCDIEDPITREPYDRSPRGVAKKAEEYLRSTGIADTAYFGPEAEFFVFDDVRYNVTSNESFYAVDSAEGEWNTGKEEFPNLGHKIRHKEGYLPAPPADRLMDLRNEMVLTMMELGLKIEAQHHEVSTGGQCEIDLRYDTMLRMGDMMMTYKYVVKNVAHRFGKSATFMPKPIYGDNGSGMHTHQSLWKDGKPLMAGDGYANLSQEGLWYIGGLLKHAPALCAICNPTNNSYKRLVPGYEAPVILSYSARNRSAICRIPTYSSAPGAIRVEFRCPDPSANPYLAFSALMMAGLDGIENEIDPGEPMHRNLYDLPPEESSELPCLPDSLRLSLEALRNDHEFLLKGDVFTTDFINNYLEMKMGEYDAIRLRPHPYEYSMYYDI; this comes from the coding sequence ATGAGTCCAAAGGAAGTTATTGCTCTCGCCAAAGCCAAAGACGTCAAGATCGTTGATTTAAAATTCAGCGATATTCATGGTTCCTGGCAGCACTTTTCAATTCCCGTCGCTGAACTGAGCGAAGGTTTGTTCGAGAATGGTTTGGGCTTTGATGGTTCATCCATCCGGGGCTGGAAGGCAGTGGAGGCTTCCGATATGCTCGTGATGCCGGACTCCTCAACTGCCTGGGTTGATCCCTTTGTGGAGGCTACGACACTCAGTTTGGTCTGTGATATCGAAGATCCCATCACACGAGAGCCTTATGATCGCAGTCCGCGTGGTGTTGCCAAGAAGGCAGAAGAGTATCTTCGTTCAACCGGTATTGCCGATACGGCCTATTTTGGTCCAGAGGCCGAATTTTTCGTTTTCGATGATGTGCGCTATAACGTCACGTCGAACGAATCCTTTTATGCAGTCGATTCCGCTGAAGGTGAGTGGAACACCGGCAAAGAAGAGTTTCCTAATCTCGGGCACAAGATTCGGCATAAAGAGGGCTATTTGCCAGCCCCTCCTGCTGATCGCCTGATGGATCTTCGCAACGAAATGGTTCTGACCATGATGGAGCTTGGCCTCAAAATAGAAGCCCAGCATCATGAAGTTTCAACAGGTGGCCAGTGTGAGATTGACCTGCGTTACGACACAATGCTCCGCATGGGCGATATGATGATGACCTACAAGTATGTCGTCAAAAACGTGGCGCATCGCTTTGGCAAGTCCGCCACGTTCATGCCCAAGCCAATCTACGGTGACAATGGCAGTGGCATGCATACCCACCAATCGCTGTGGAAGGATGGAAAACCGCTCATGGCCGGTGATGGTTATGCCAACCTTTCTCAGGAGGGGCTATGGTACATTGGTGGTTTGCTCAAGCATGCACCCGCTCTTTGTGCGATCTGTAATCCGACCAACAATAGCTACAAGCGGTTGGTTCCGGGCTACGAAGCACCCGTTATTCTTTCCTATTCCGCGCGAAACCGCTCGGCGATTTGCCGGATCCCTACTTATTCCAGTGCGCCCGGTGCGATTCGCGTGGAATTCCGTTGTCCCGATCCGTCTGCAAATCCTTACCTTGCCTTTTCTGCCTTGATGATGGCTGGACTGGATGGAATCGAAAACGAGATTGATCCCGGTGAGCCCATGCATCGGAATCTTTACGATCTGCCTCCGGAAGAATCGTCTGAGTTGCCTTGCTTGCCTGACAGTCTTCGGCTTTCTCTTGAGGCGCTGCGCAATGATCACGAATTTTTGCTCAAGGGTGATGTATTTACAACGGACTTTATCAACAATTACCTCGAGATGAAGATGGGTGAATATGATGCCATTCGTTTGCGTCCGCACCCTTACGAATACTCGATGTATTACGATATTTAG
- a CDS encoding O-antigen ligase family protein, with product MPSKLRYLSRSRITFFGNVTLSNCLDWLVTLNLAGLLAIITLQLGGVRAETQLLGLWLCSTLLILHGFWVLTAKSSEKIAINGRVLAFIPLIIYLIVSWQFLSPTPWTAATEALMWVQAFVILWVSVHNLHSRNHIWFIFLILGGVALGGVMMAFNQYFRQPEWLPKLYNPLEGESFRIRGHAQYAGRASGPFGSPNSFAGLMILAFFPAAVAAFSKHLMGILRLFSAYIGAMALVGLILTISRGGMLAILPCLFLLPLVVRAKRRTTLLVWVLILVSCMAFVVSLFYFSPRMQERWETFAENSGETTRPQMWEAGMQIFSENPATGSGLGTFRYFFELNRPEGFLLSPVHAHNDYVEALSDLGIIGFALIFLPALYFIYLGIRSWWKQPDLIALDERGENRRRLRRMPVTKLFLGAVLLSIFALALHAMVEFHLHVTALLFWIAFFFGILLKCTPPKAIRMPNRILTKLVYLAVALAAGLLLTVGNQNRYIANIYAFEGERMAKEFASNFDELRGNEQFVESRIEFLEAALEKNPEHGDARSHLALAYADKSYTDPMHRIELGQTAEEHARIAIEAFDASPHYWVNLGEALFLQERWAEAGEAYETAVELSPNNPTVWYYYANWLNGESGRRDDAMKAIERSLKLDPHNDKAIDLRRKVLIP from the coding sequence ATGCCCAGCAAGCTACGCTACCTTTCCCGATCCCGAATCACTTTTTTCGGTAATGTGACTCTGTCCAACTGCCTTGACTGGTTGGTCACCCTGAATCTGGCCGGCCTTCTAGCCATCATAACGCTTCAATTGGGCGGGGTGCGGGCGGAGACTCAACTGCTGGGGCTCTGGCTCTGCTCAACCCTCCTGATCCTTCATGGCTTTTGGGTTCTAACAGCCAAATCAAGTGAGAAAATCGCTATCAATGGCCGCGTTCTGGCGTTCATTCCTTTGATTATTTATCTGATTGTATCGTGGCAGTTCCTTTCTCCCACTCCCTGGACGGCTGCAACAGAGGCTTTGATGTGGGTTCAAGCGTTTGTTATTCTATGGGTAAGCGTTCACAACCTCCACAGTCGCAATCACATCTGGTTCATATTTTTAATCCTTGGCGGAGTTGCTCTGGGTGGGGTAATGATGGCCTTCAACCAATATTTCAGGCAACCTGAATGGTTACCCAAGCTCTATAATCCGTTGGAAGGAGAATCGTTTCGAATTCGAGGCCACGCCCAATATGCCGGTCGTGCAAGTGGGCCATTTGGCTCACCAAACAGTTTTGCCGGCTTGATGATCCTGGCATTCTTTCCAGCCGCTGTCGCCGCATTCTCAAAGCATCTGATGGGCATACTGCGTCTATTTTCAGCTTATATCGGAGCAATGGCTTTGGTTGGACTCATTTTAACCATCAGCCGGGGTGGGATGTTGGCCATCTTGCCGTGCTTATTCCTTCTACCACTGGTCGTGCGGGCCAAAAGAAGAACCACCTTGCTTGTCTGGGTGCTGATTCTTGTCAGCTGCATGGCTTTTGTTGTTTCTCTCTTCTACTTTTCACCACGCATGCAGGAAAGGTGGGAGACCTTTGCAGAAAATTCCGGAGAGACGACCCGTCCCCAAATGTGGGAAGCAGGAATGCAAATCTTCAGCGAGAATCCTGCGACAGGGAGTGGGCTTGGTACCTTTCGCTACTTTTTTGAGCTGAATCGCCCGGAGGGTTTCCTCTTAAGTCCTGTCCATGCTCACAATGACTATGTCGAAGCATTGAGCGATTTGGGAATAATCGGCTTTGCCCTGATCTTTCTACCTGCTCTTTACTTTATATATCTAGGTATCCGTTCATGGTGGAAACAGCCCGATTTGATTGCCTTGGATGAACGAGGTGAAAATAGGCGAAGGTTAAGGCGCATGCCTGTAACCAAACTATTCCTGGGGGCGGTTCTATTATCCATATTTGCCCTGGCTCTTCACGCGATGGTTGAATTTCACCTGCATGTTACGGCACTGCTTTTCTGGATCGCTTTCTTCTTTGGAATTCTCCTCAAATGCACTCCGCCCAAAGCGATCAGGATGCCTAATCGTATTTTAACAAAGCTGGTATATCTTGCAGTGGCTTTGGCAGCGGGCCTCTTGTTAACTGTAGGGAATCAGAATCGCTACATTGCCAATATATATGCCTTTGAAGGCGAGCGTATGGCCAAAGAATTTGCCAGCAATTTCGATGAATTAAGAGGCAATGAGCAGTTCGTTGAGAGCAGGATCGAATTCCTCGAAGCGGCCTTGGAGAAGAATCCGGAACATGGAGATGCACGATCGCATCTTGCTCTTGCCTATGCCGACAAGTCCTACACTGACCCGATGCATCGTATCGAACTGGGTCAAACTGCAGAGGAGCATGCCCGTATCGCAATTGAGGCATTCGATGCATCTCCCCATTACTGGGTGAACCTCGGTGAGGCCCTTTTTCTTCAGGAACGATGGGCTGAAGCTGGAGAAGCCTACGAAACAGCTGTCGAGCTCTCACCCAACAATCCAACCGTGTGGTATTACTATGCAAATTGGCTGAATGGAGAATCCGGCCGCCGGGATGATGCCATGAAAGCCATTGAACGGTCACTCAAGCTTGATCCACACAATGACAAAGCCATAGACCTCCGGCGCAAAGTACTGATTCCTTGA